The Acidimicrobiia bacterium sequence ACGTGCGCGCGCAGGCCCCGCGCGTCGACCGTCGACTCGAGGTACTGCTGGAGCTCGGGCTGGCGCGCGTGGGTGCGCGTCCAGTCGTGCGGCCGGAACGAGAAACAGTAGAGGTGCGAGCCGACGTCGACCTCGGCGCCCGGATAGGTGTTGTCCCACCACGTACCGCCGATTCCCGACGACGATTCGTAGATCGTGAACGTGTCGATACCGGCGCGTTCGAGCGCGACGCCCGTCGCGATGCCGCCGAAGCCGGCGCCGACCACGACGACCCGCGGGGTACCCGCGGGACCGAAGAGCTCCGCGCGCGTCGGTCTCACGAACTGCGGGAGTCGAGCCGCGGCCGCAGCCACTCACGCACTGCGTGCGACCACCGTCGTGCCGGCTCGGTGCCGTCGAACAGCTCCACGCAGCCGTGCGGCGCGCCCGCGACGACCACGAGGTCGGTCGGCACGCCGGCACGCGTGAGCCGCAGCGCGTAGTCGATGTCTTCGTCGCGGAAGCCGTCGGCGCTACCGGCGATCACCATCGTCGGTGGCAGGCCGACCAGATCGGCGTCGCCGGCGCGCGCGGGCGCCGCGTACGCGGGTACGTCGGCGCGCCCGTACTGCGCGCCGAGATAGCACCGCCAGCCGAAGGTGTTCGCCCCGCGCGACCACCCGATGAGCCCGTCGGCGCGGCTCGACTCCGTGATCTGGCGGTCGTCGAGCATCGGGCATTGCAACAGCAGCGAGGCGATGCGGGGTCCGCCGCGATCGCGCGCGAGCAGCGAGAGGGCCGCCGCGAGCCCACCGCCCGCGCTCACGCCCATCAGCCCGATGCGATCGGGGTCGACGCCGAGGTCGTTCGCGTGCGCGACCGTCCATTCGAGCCCGGCGAGGCAGTCGTCGAGCGGTCCGGGATACGGCGAGTCGGGCGCGAGCCGGTACTCGACCGACACGCAGACGCAGCCGAACTCGTTCACGAACGCTTCGAGCAACGAGTCGTCCATGGCGTGGGAACCGAGCACGTAGCCGCCGCCGTGGATCGAGAAGAGGCACGCGGCCGGACCCTGCAATCCGCGCGGCCGGTGCACGCGCACGACGACGCGCGGATCCTCGTGGACGACGTGATCCAAGCGTTCGACCGTGTCGGTGCTCACGGGGTCACCGCCGAACATCGTCGCGGTGGCCGCTCGCACCGCAGCGAACGTCGAGTCGTCGATGACGATCGGTGGCATGGCCGCCGCGCGCGCCGCGATCTCCGCGTGCAGCTCGAGCGCGCTCATGCCATCTCGGGTCGCGTGCCCGGTCGCGTGTCGAAGACATCGAGCTGCTCACCGTCGACCCGGATCGGCACGCCGTTCACGAGCACGTGCCGTACGCCGACGGGCTCCTCCGCGGTCAGCCGCTCGGCGTCGGCCGGAAAGTCGCGCACGCGCCGGGTCGGGCCTGGCGCGACCGTGTCGGGGTCGAACACGCAGACATCGGCCCATGCACCCTCGCGGAGGTAGCCGCGGTCGACGAAGCCGAAGAGATCAGCGGGCTCCCCCGCGAGCTTGCGCACCGCGCGCTCGACCGGCAGCACACCCCGGTCGCGCACCCACGTGCCGAGCAGGTCGGTCGGGAGTGGCGCGTCGCAGAGCTGATCGACGTGTGCGCCCGCGTCGGAAAGACCGAGCACGACCTGCTCGTTCATGAGCAGCGCGCCCACCGCGTCGGGTTCGTCGTTCGCGATGTACGCGCGGAAGCGCGTCTCGAGGTTTTCGGACAACGCGAGCTCGCACATCACGTCGAGCGGGCTCTGACTGCGCTCGCGCGCGACATCGCTGACGCGCCGGCCGACGAGCTCCGGGAACCGCGCCGACTCCGACACCTCGAACGTCTCCCACCGCGGCTTCATCGGCGAGTCCTCGAGGTCGGCCGCGGCCGCGGCCCGCCATGCGGGATCCCGGTACGCGGCGACGCGCACCGCCCGCCCGACCTTCATGAGCTCGCCGAACACCTGGCCGGTGTTGAGGCTGTACGCATCGGCCATCGTGAACTGCAGCGTCAGCGGACGCGGCGTCACCTGCGGCCACACCTTCGCGTTGCGCGCGAGCCCCTGCTCGTGCAGCGCGAGCATGTCGTGATGCTTGCCGTTCGGCGTCGCGAACAGCGGATACATGATCGGGCGCGCGATCCGAGCGGCCCACGTGTAGGCGTCGCGATACGCGCATTGCTCCCCGGGCGTGAACAGCACGACGCCCTTGCCGGTCGCGTCGGCGGCGCGGAACAGCGCGTCGACCTCGTCGGCGTCGGCGAAGCGGCTCGGCACCGGCTTGCCGTCGACGCCGCGGTGCGCGAAGGAGAAGCTCGTCGAGAACCCGGCCCCGCCGGCCTCGATGCCCTCGCGCACGAGCGCAGCCATCCGCGCGATCTCGTCGGTGGTCGCGCCGCGCTCGTACGCGGCATCCCCTAGCACATAGAGCCGCAGCGCGGAGTGCCCGATGTAGGCGGTGAAGTTCAGCGTGGTGCCGCGTGCGCGCACGAGGTCGAGGTATTCGGGGAAGGTCTCGAAGTCCCACACAATGCCCGCGGTGAGCGTCGCCGGATCCATGTCCTCGACGTTCTCGAGCGTGTGCACGATCGCGTCATGATGCTCCGGCCGCGTCGGCGCGATCGTGAAGCCACAGTTGCCCGCGACCACCGTCGTGACCCCGTGATACGACGACGGTCGCAGCGCGGGATCCCAGAACACCTGCGCGTCGTAGTGCGTGTGGATGTCGATGAAGCCGGGCGCGACGACGCAGCCCGACGCGTCGAGCTCACGGTCGGCGCCGAGGTCGTTCCCGATGGCGCGGACGCGCCCGTCGGCGACGAGCACGTCGGCCGGCCGCCCGGGCGCGCCCGTGCCGTCGACCACCGTGCCGCCGCGAA is a genomic window containing:
- a CDS encoding alpha/beta hydrolase, encoding MSALELHAEIAARAAAMPPIVIDDSTFAAVRAATATMFGGDPVSTDTVERLDHVVHEDPRVVVRVHRPRGLQGPAACLFSIHGGGYVLGSHAMDDSLLEAFVNEFGCVCVSVEYRLAPDSPYPGPLDDCLAGLEWTVAHANDLGVDPDRIGLMGVSAGGGLAAALSLLARDRGGPRIASLLLQCPMLDDRQITESSRADGLIGWSRGANTFGWRCYLGAQYGRADVPAYAAPARAGDADLVGLPPTMVIAGSADGFRDEDIDYALRLTRAGVPTDLVVVAGAPHGCVELFDGTEPARRWSHAVREWLRPRLDSRSS
- a CDS encoding NAD(P)-binding protein — encoded protein: MRPTRAELFGPAGTPRVVVVGAGFGGIATGVALERAGIDTFTIYESSSGIGGTWWDNTYPGAEVDVGSHLYCFSFRPHDWTRTHARQPELQQYLESTVDARGLRAHV
- a CDS encoding amidohydrolase family protein; protein product: MSIAIRGGTVVDGTGAPGRPADVLVADGRVRAIGNDLGADRELDASGCVVAPGFIDIHTHYDAQVFWDPALRPSSYHGVTTVVAGNCGFTIAPTRPEHHDAIVHTLENVEDMDPATLTAGIVWDFETFPEYLDLVRARGTTLNFTAYIGHSALRLYVLGDAAYERGATTDEIARMAALVREGIEAGGAGFSTSFSFAHRGVDGKPVPSRFADADEVDALFRAADATGKGVVLFTPGEQCAYRDAYTWAARIARPIMYPLFATPNGKHHDMLALHEQGLARNAKVWPQVTPRPLTLQFTMADAYSLNTGQVFGELMKVGRAVRVAAYRDPAWRAAAAADLEDSPMKPRWETFEVSESARFPELVGRRVSDVARERSQSPLDVMCELALSENLETRFRAYIANDEPDAVGALLMNEQVVLGLSDAGAHVDQLCDAPLPTDLLGTWVRDRGVLPVERAVRKLAGEPADLFGFVDRGYLREGAWADVCVFDPDTVAPGPTRRVRDFPADAERLTAEEPVGVRHVLVNGVPIRVDGEQLDVFDTRPGTRPEMA